The Vibrio splendidus genome has a window encoding:
- a CDS encoding arylsulfatase → MGTKINKLALGVGLLAASSAATAAEKPNILAIWGDDIGVFNISAYNNGMMGYETPNIDRIANEGALFTDHYGQQSCTAGRAAFLTGQEPFRTGLLTIGMPGSDHGIPDWAPTIADLLKEQGYMTAQFGKNHMGDQDKHLPTNHGFDQFFGNLYHLNAEEEPETYYYPKDPEFRKNFGPRGVIKSTSDGKIEDTGPMTRKRMEHADEEFLEESLAFMEKAVKADKPFFIWHNTTRMHVWTRLQEKYQGKSGISIYADGMLEHDDQVGILLDKLDELKIADNTIVIYSTDNGAETVSWPDGGATYFHGEKGTTYEGGMRVPQLVRWPGTIKPGTKINDIMGHQDWIPTLLAAAGDDKVVEKLASDKGATYNGKNWRVHLDGYNFLPYFQGKEEKGPRDSMLYFSANAELNAVRWNDFKISFAVMDGNIVDAVRFQPNWPQVVHLRADPFEKAPHESGMYLRWMADNMWLFVPVGGKVQEFMNTLPDYPMQQSQVLNPGNFNQNAYMLQGKLKQLEAAAAQAK, encoded by the coding sequence ATGGGTACTAAAATTAATAAACTAGCATTAGGTGTTGGCTTATTAGCAGCTTCTTCAGCGGCAACAGCAGCAGAAAAACCAAACATTCTTGCTATCTGGGGTGATGACATTGGTGTATTCAACATCAGTGCATACAACAACGGTATGATGGGTTACGAAACACCTAACATCGACCGTATTGCTAACGAAGGCGCACTATTTACTGACCACTACGGTCAACAATCGTGTACTGCTGGTCGTGCTGCATTCCTAACCGGTCAAGAACCTTTCCGTACAGGTCTACTGACTATCGGTATGCCAGGTTCGGACCACGGTATCCCTGATTGGGCTCCAACGATCGCAGACCTTCTTAAAGAACAAGGCTACATGACAGCTCAGTTCGGTAAGAACCACATGGGTGACCAAGACAAACACCTTCCAACGAACCACGGTTTTGACCAGTTCTTCGGTAACCTGTACCACCTAAACGCGGAAGAAGAGCCAGAGACTTACTACTACCCTAAAGATCCTGAGTTCCGTAAGAACTTTGGCCCTCGTGGTGTAATCAAATCGACTTCTGACGGTAAGATTGAAGATACAGGCCCAATGACGCGTAAGCGTATGGAGCACGCAGATGAAGAGTTCCTAGAAGAATCTCTAGCGTTCATGGAAAAAGCAGTGAAAGCTGACAAACCATTCTTCATCTGGCACAACACCACTCGTATGCACGTGTGGACTCGTCTACAAGAGAAATACCAAGGTAAATCTGGTATCAGCATCTACGCAGACGGCATGCTAGAGCACGATGACCAAGTGGGTATCCTTCTAGACAAGCTTGATGAGCTTAAAATCGCAGACAACACAATCGTCATCTACTCGACCGATAACGGTGCAGAGACAGTTTCTTGGCCTGATGGCGGTGCAACGTACTTCCACGGTGAGAAAGGTACAACTTACGAAGGTGGTATGCGTGTTCCTCAGTTAGTTCGCTGGCCTGGTACTATCAAACCGGGAACTAAGATCAACGATATCATGGGGCACCAAGACTGGATCCCGACTCTACTAGCAGCTGCTGGTGATGATAAAGTGGTTGAGAAACTTGCGTCTGATAAAGGTGCAACTTACAACGGTAAAAACTGGCGTGTTCACCTAGATGGTTACAACTTCCTGCCTTACTTCCAAGGCAAAGAAGAGAAAGGCCCTCGTGACAGCATGCTTTACTTCTCTGCTAACGCTGAGCTAAACGCAGTTCGTTGGAATGACTTCAAGATTTCGTTCGCAGTAATGGACGGTAACATTGTTGATGCAGTTCGCTTCCAACCAAACTGGCCTCAAGTAGTTCACCTACGTGCTGACCCATTCGAAAAAGCACCACACGAATCGGGCATGTACCTACGCTGGATGGCAGACAACATGTGGCTATTCGTACCAGTAGGCGGCAAAGTACAAGAGTTCATGAACACGCTGCCTGACTACCCAATGCAGCAAAGCCAAGTGTTGAATCCTGGTAACTTCAACCAAAATGCTTACATGCTTCAAGGTAAACTTAAGCAACTAGAAGCGGCAGCAGCGCAAGCTAAATAA
- a CDS encoding arylsulfatase encodes MTAKYGVKRRLAILGTAMMAASTTTFAAEKPNILVIWGDDIGQSNVSAYTFGLMGYKTPNIDSIAKEGMMFTDYYAEQSCTAGRSTFITGQSVLRTGLSKVGLPGADIGLQAEDATIAEMLKPMGYMTGQFGKNHLGDKDEFLPTAHGFDEFFGNLYHLNAEEEPENEDYPTDPEFRKKFGPRGVIKSFADGKIEDTGPLTRKRMETVDEETLDAALDFMDRAVKADKPFFVWWNATRMHFRTHVKADSKGVTGVGNYADGMVEHDRHVGQLLKQVDELGIKDNTIVFYSTDNGPHMNSWPDAGTTPFRGEKNTNWEGAYRVPVMVRWPGKIEPGTVSNEIMHHMDWMPTFVAAAGDDQIKEKLLKGHTAGDKTFKVHLDGYNFLPYLTGEEEKGRRSEIFYFTDDGDLAALRYNQWKAVFMEQRATGTMQIWSEPFVTLRLPKLFNLRMDPYENADITSNTYYDWLLDHAYMFVPAQAYVGEFLETFAEYPPRQKAASFSLDQVMEKLQENHNK; translated from the coding sequence ATGACAGCGAAATATGGCGTTAAACGTCGTTTAGCGATTTTGGGTACGGCGATGATGGCGGCCTCCACCACCACATTCGCAGCTGAAAAACCAAATATTCTCGTGATTTGGGGGGATGATATTGGACAGTCTAATGTTAGCGCATACACCTTTGGTTTAATGGGTTACAAAACGCCTAATATTGATAGCATCGCCAAAGAAGGGATGATGTTTACCGATTATTACGCTGAACAATCGTGTACTGCGGGTCGCTCTACCTTTATTACGGGACAAAGTGTATTACGAACGGGTTTGAGTAAAGTAGGCTTGCCGGGCGCAGACATTGGCTTGCAAGCGGAAGACGCGACAATCGCAGAAATGCTGAAACCTATGGGTTACATGACAGGTCAATTTGGTAAAAACCACCTTGGCGATAAAGATGAATTCCTTCCAACAGCACACGGGTTTGACGAATTTTTTGGCAACCTTTACCACCTGAATGCTGAAGAAGAACCAGAGAATGAAGATTACCCAACCGATCCTGAGTTTCGTAAGAAGTTCGGTCCGCGTGGTGTTATTAAGTCATTCGCTGATGGCAAGATTGAAGATACGGGTCCACTGACGCGTAAGCGTATGGAAACGGTCGATGAAGAAACACTAGACGCGGCACTTGATTTCATGGATCGCGCAGTGAAAGCGGACAAGCCATTCTTCGTTTGGTGGAACGCAACACGTATGCACTTTAGAACGCACGTGAAAGCCGATAGTAAAGGTGTGACCGGTGTCGGTAATTACGCAGATGGTATGGTTGAGCACGATCGACACGTTGGGCAACTATTGAAGCAAGTGGATGAGTTGGGAATCAAAGACAACACCATCGTTTTCTACTCAACGGATAACGGCCCACACATGAACTCTTGGCCTGATGCGGGTACAACCCCGTTCCGTGGTGAGAAAAACACTAACTGGGAAGGCGCATACCGTGTACCAGTAATGGTCCGTTGGCCTGGTAAGATTGAACCTGGAACCGTATCCAATGAAATCATGCACCACATGGACTGGATGCCAACCTTCGTTGCCGCTGCTGGTGATGACCAAATCAAAGAGAAATTGCTGAAAGGTCATACTGCCGGTGATAAAACGTTTAAGGTTCACTTAGATGGTTATAACTTCCTTCCTTACCTAACGGGTGAAGAAGAAAAAGGCCGTCGTTCAGAGATCTTCTACTTTACCGATGATGGCGATTTAGCGGCGCTTCGTTACAACCAATGGAAAGCGGTGTTCATGGAGCAACGTGCAACGGGTACCATGCAGATTTGGTCAGAACCGTTTGTGACGTTACGTCTTCCTAAGCTGTTTAACCTGCGTATGGACCCATACGAAAACGCAGACATTACATCGAACACATACTACGACTGGTTGTTAGACCATGCTTATATGTTCGTTCCTGCGCAAGCGTATGTAGGCGAGTTCTTAGAAACGTTTGCCGAATACCCACCACGCCAAAAAGCAGCAAGCTTTAGCTTGGATCAGGTTATGGAGAAACTTCAAGAGAACCATAATAAGTAA
- a CDS encoding tetratricopeptide repeat protein encodes MSAWLCSLVNGLKHQRVAVLSVILSPLMLSLFSLSTYANEQDPNSNTEASKLSSVASHASSDVLPIGSKATYVGSEACVDCHSEEVEAWQGSHHDMAMKHATDEPVLGDFNDQTVTHGGKLNRFFRKGEEFWVNIEGPDGQFKDYKISYTFAFEPLQHYMVEFEDGRVQLIPFAWDSRTEGEGGQRWFNLYPDTTNTDEFYWTNSGQNWNFMCADCHSTNLEKNYDSASNTYNTTWSEINVGCEACHGPASEHVEQAQLAKANGEKDAQVSAHYGFDRDLSKSVKEWVYQEGNSTLQPKDIIHTNQVQTCAQCHSRRTQLNETGDHVNGSFFDKYRLSLITPELYHNDGQIYDEDYVYGSFLQSVMAEKGVTCTNCHDPHTAELKIAEEAVCSQCHIASEYTPEKHTFHEANTEASQCTTCHMPETTYMEVDPRRDHSWHIPRPDISQHIKTPNVCTSCHEDQTDQWADKQIGEWFPDSKYRNQQHFAVPFYADSIGHRGAEDALAYSAQDSSLSNIIRASSLERLGGNTGKNTLISLARAVKHDDEMIRLGVVQGSSGFQFTDRWQILEPLLKDPVLSIRSETAGALVRYWGEMNPLQKDQIKPALEEYIEIQQFNADRGFGRTNLGNVYRDLGQHDKAIEFYQGAIEIEPYFENSYANLADLYRAQGNEAKALSTLKQGIEAQPKSSVLPYSTGLSLLRVKDYEQATDYLKQAAETAQTDPQYWYVYGLALEKSDVLAASQSLHKAYQFSRNPQHLYAQCEVLARNSLIPGVPKAFEQCISSLSKVAPPEAINQLKAKFK; translated from the coding sequence ATGTCTGCATGGTTGTGCTCGCTAGTGAACGGATTGAAACACCAGAGAGTCGCAGTATTATCCGTAATCTTGTCTCCACTTATGTTGTCGCTGTTCAGTTTGAGCACCTATGCCAACGAGCAAGATCCTAATAGCAACACTGAGGCTTCAAAGCTCAGTTCTGTAGCTTCACACGCTAGCTCTGATGTTTTACCTATCGGCTCTAAAGCCACGTATGTCGGATCGGAAGCTTGTGTTGATTGTCATAGTGAAGAAGTCGAAGCGTGGCAGGGCTCTCATCATGACATGGCGATGAAACACGCTACAGATGAACCTGTATTAGGCGATTTCAACGATCAAACGGTCACTCATGGCGGTAAACTCAACCGATTTTTTCGCAAGGGTGAAGAGTTCTGGGTCAATATCGAAGGCCCAGACGGGCAATTCAAAGATTACAAAATCAGCTATACCTTTGCCTTTGAACCATTACAACACTACATGGTTGAGTTTGAAGACGGTCGAGTACAGTTGATTCCTTTCGCTTGGGACTCTCGCACTGAGGGCGAAGGCGGTCAACGCTGGTTTAACCTCTACCCGGATACCACCAACACTGACGAATTCTACTGGACCAATAGCGGTCAAAACTGGAACTTCATGTGTGCCGATTGCCACTCAACGAATCTAGAGAAAAACTACGACAGCGCGAGTAATACCTATAACACTACTTGGTCTGAGATTAATGTCGGTTGTGAAGCGTGTCATGGACCTGCAAGCGAGCACGTTGAGCAGGCCCAGCTAGCCAAAGCGAATGGCGAAAAGGATGCTCAAGTCTCGGCGCATTATGGCTTTGATCGCGACTTGTCGAAGTCGGTGAAAGAATGGGTCTACCAAGAGGGCAACTCAACCCTACAACCAAAAGACATCATCCATACCAATCAGGTTCAAACCTGTGCGCAATGCCACAGCAGACGTACTCAGTTAAATGAAACTGGAGATCACGTTAACGGGTCTTTCTTTGATAAGTATCGTCTAAGTTTGATTACTCCTGAGCTTTACCATAACGATGGTCAAATCTACGATGAAGATTACGTTTACGGATCTTTCTTGCAATCAGTGATGGCTGAAAAAGGCGTCACATGTACTAACTGTCACGATCCACATACTGCAGAACTGAAAATTGCCGAAGAAGCGGTGTGTAGCCAATGTCACATTGCATCAGAGTACACGCCTGAAAAGCACACCTTCCACGAGGCGAATACCGAAGCTTCACAATGTACGACTTGTCACATGCCAGAGACGACTTACATGGAGGTCGACCCAAGACGCGACCACAGTTGGCATATCCCGCGTCCTGATATTAGCCAACACATTAAAACGCCGAACGTGTGTACTAGCTGTCATGAAGATCAAACCGACCAGTGGGCAGATAAGCAAATCGGTGAGTGGTTCCCAGATTCTAAGTATCGTAATCAGCAGCATTTTGCCGTTCCCTTTTATGCTGACTCAATAGGGCACAGAGGGGCAGAGGATGCGTTGGCATACTCGGCTCAGGACTCCAGCTTAAGCAATATCATTCGTGCATCGAGCTTAGAACGTTTGGGCGGCAATACGGGTAAGAATACGCTTATCTCGCTAGCAAGAGCGGTGAAACATGATGATGAAATGATCCGTTTGGGCGTTGTGCAAGGCTCGTCTGGTTTCCAATTCACTGACCGTTGGCAAATTCTAGAGCCGCTACTGAAAGACCCTGTATTGTCGATTCGTTCAGAAACCGCAGGTGCATTGGTACGTTATTGGGGAGAAATGAACCCTCTGCAGAAAGATCAAATCAAGCCTGCATTGGAAGAGTACATTGAGATACAGCAATTTAATGCCGATAGAGGATTTGGACGAACTAACCTAGGCAACGTTTACCGCGATCTAGGTCAGCACGATAAAGCGATTGAGTTCTATCAAGGTGCTATCGAGATTGAGCCTTACTTCGAAAACAGCTACGCCAACTTGGCGGATTTGTATCGAGCGCAAGGTAACGAAGCAAAAGCGTTGTCGACGTTGAAGCAAGGTATTGAAGCTCAGCCGAAATCGAGTGTATTGCCCTACAGTACAGGGTTATCTCTGCTTCGAGTGAAAGATTACGAACAAGCAACGGACTACCTTAAACAAGCCGCTGAAACTGCGCAAACCGACCCACAATATTGGTATGTGTACGGATTGGCTTTGGAGAAATCTGATGTGCTTGCAGCAAGTCAATCACTGCACAAGGCTTACCAATTTAGCCGTAACCCACAGCACTTGTATGCCCAGTGTGAAGTGTTGGCGCGAAACAGCCTTATACCGGGCGTACCAAAGGCGTTTGAGCAATGTATTTCATCACTGAGCAAGGTGGCACCGCCGGAGGCCATTAACCAATTGAAAGCTAAGTTTAAATAA